From Enterococcus mundtii, the proteins below share one genomic window:
- a CDS encoding rhodanese-like domain-containing protein: MNMGLFQLSQSITVKDLQDKLKENIQLIDVRTPAEYRGGHIKQAENIPLHRISTYNGDKQAPVYVICQSGMRSKQATKELKNLGYQAINIRGGMNQWFGEKIGGR, translated from the coding sequence ATGAACATGGGATTATTTCAACTTAGTCAATCAATAACAGTAAAGGATTTGCAAGATAAATTAAAAGAAAACATCCAATTGATCGATGTTAGAACACCAGCTGAATACCGAGGCGGGCATATTAAGCAAGCGGAAAATATTCCTTTACACCGTATTAGTACGTATAATGGGGATAAACAAGCACCAGTATACGTTATTTGTCAGTCAGGAATGCGTAGTAAGCAAGCAACGAAAGAATTAAAAAATCTTGGTTATCAGGCGATCAATATCCGTGGCGGGATGAATCAATGGTTTGGGGAAAAGATTGGAGGAAGATAA
- a CDS encoding FAD-dependent oxidoreductase has translation MKFVIIGGVAGGMSAATRLRRLQEDAEIIVFEKGPNVSFANCGLPYYLSGEIDEREKLLIQTPESLAARFRLDVRVEHEVTAIFPETKEVEVSHGGESRKETYDALLLSPGAKPFIPEITGLSEAKNVFTVRNVPDVDAIMGKLEEQPRKAVVIGAGFIGIEVAENLKKRGLDVTIVERTPQVVPTLDEEMASFIQKELENNDVQVLTDCAVTSFEEQGNMLRLENGEMLESDLTILSVGVQPDSRLAEMAGLTLGLRGGIVVDEHYQTSDPAIFAVGDAIVVKHQITKEPALISLASPANRQGRQAADNMAGRPRLNQGSLGTAIVRAFGQTAASTGITERQAKKAGLSFQVLHASGKDHAGYYPGATDLLLKLIFHPETGEIYGAQGIGQKGVDKRIDILATAIKGHLTVFDLPELELTYAPPFGSAKDPVNMLGYIAMNVIEGLSEMIQWHELPEELAHGKQLLDVRNKEELQKGYFPKASHIPLSELRQRLDELDKEQEYIVSCHSGLRSYLAERILKQAGFTVKNLDGAFSLYQAVRPDELCYPQG, from the coding sequence ATGAAATTTGTGATAATTGGCGGTGTTGCTGGAGGGATGTCTGCGGCCACTCGTTTAAGACGACTGCAAGAAGATGCAGAAATCATTGTTTTTGAAAAAGGGCCCAATGTTTCTTTTGCTAATTGTGGCCTCCCTTACTATCTTTCTGGTGAGATCGATGAAAGAGAAAAGCTCTTGATCCAAACACCTGAAAGTTTAGCTGCACGCTTTCGTTTGGACGTTCGAGTGGAGCATGAAGTCACAGCGATTTTTCCAGAAACAAAAGAAGTGGAAGTTTCTCATGGAGGGGAATCCCGCAAAGAAACGTATGATGCCCTTTTGCTTTCTCCAGGAGCTAAACCCTTTATACCTGAGATCACAGGCTTGTCTGAGGCAAAAAATGTATTTACTGTGAGAAATGTTCCAGATGTTGACGCTATCATGGGAAAATTAGAGGAACAACCTCGTAAAGCGGTAGTTATTGGCGCCGGTTTTATTGGGATCGAAGTAGCAGAAAATCTAAAAAAACGTGGACTGGATGTAACGATTGTCGAACGGACTCCGCAAGTCGTACCGACGTTGGATGAAGAGATGGCTTCTTTTATACAAAAAGAATTAGAAAATAATGATGTTCAAGTTTTAACCGATTGTGCCGTTACTAGTTTTGAAGAACAAGGAAACATGCTTCGTCTAGAAAATGGCGAAATGTTAGAGTCAGATTTGACGATTCTTTCGGTGGGGGTCCAACCAGATAGTCGTTTAGCTGAGATGGCAGGTTTAACGTTGGGATTACGTGGCGGTATCGTTGTGGATGAGCATTATCAAACGAGTGATCCGGCAATCTTTGCAGTAGGAGATGCGATTGTCGTGAAACATCAAATCACGAAGGAACCTGCATTGATTTCTTTAGCTTCACCTGCGAATCGACAAGGACGACAAGCTGCTGATAACATGGCTGGGCGGCCACGCCTGAATCAAGGCAGCCTTGGAACGGCTATTGTTCGAGCATTTGGTCAGACAGCTGCCTCCACAGGTATCACAGAACGACAAGCAAAAAAAGCAGGTTTATCTTTTCAAGTCCTCCATGCTTCAGGTAAAGATCATGCTGGCTATTACCCTGGTGCAACGGACTTGTTGTTGAAATTGATCTTCCATCCGGAAACTGGGGAAATCTATGGAGCTCAAGGAATCGGTCAAAAAGGAGTAGATAAACGAATCGATATTCTTGCGACAGCCATTAAAGGGCATTTGACAGTCTTCGACCTGCCAGAGTTAGAACTGACTTATGCACCGCCTTTTGGTTCAGCGAAAGATCCAGTAAATATGCTAGGTTATATTGCGATGAATGTCATCGAAGGATTGAGTGAGATGATACAGTGGCATGAATTGCCAGAAGAATTAGCACATGGGAAACAATTGCTTGATGTTCGGAATAAGGAAGAATTGCAAAAAGGTTATTTCCCAAAAGCTAGCCATATCCCTTTATCTGAATTGCGTCAACGATTGGACGAATTGGATAAAGAACAAGAATATATCGTCAGTTGTCATAGTGGATTACGTAGCTACTTAGCAGAAAGAATCTTGAAACAAGCGGGATTCACTGTGAAAAATTTAGATGGCGCTTTTTCTCTGTACCAAGCCGTCAGACCAGATGAATTATGCTATCCTCAAGGGTAG